Below is a genomic region from Prolixibacteraceae bacterium.
AACTCCGATGATATATGCAACGACATCTTATCTTCTTGTAGGAATTCCTCTAGGATATATTGCTGCTTTCAAGTTCGACTTGGGGGCATATGGAATATGGACTGGAATTATCGCAGGCTTAGGCTTAGCGGCTCTATTATTTTGGACTAGAGTTTTACACCGACGCAAAACGTTAACCACATAAAACACCTTCACCTCACTCTTTGATGCAAAATCTCAGAGTGAGGTGATCTTCTCCCTTTTGACTAATAAACAAAAAACTTATTAGAAACCTTCTCAAGAGGCGAAATTTAATATTCAACTTTCGTACGACTACCTTAAAATAGAATCAACAGCACCCTTCAGACAAAGAAACAGAGGTTCATTAGTATGTTATTTTACAAATAAATAATGCCGTGAACATTTTATCCTTTATATTTTAATAATTTATTTAAAAGGGCTGATAAAGACAAACAGTCCACAACCACCCTCCGACAAAGCACTACAGAAGAACATGATAATAAACCGACTACCCTCTATGTCCACACCCACGAAAACAATTCTCGTCTATAATAAAACATCACGAAAACACTCCTTGATTCAATAAATATTCAAAACATGTTGTAAAATTACTTATTCATTTGTTTGTACTTTCATATACTATTGTAGTTTTGTTTTATCATTTGAGAAGATATAATCTTATCCAATGAAGTAAAAACAATAGAATCTTGAAATTTACAATTATATTATGACCGAAAATACCTTCTCGAGACGAATGACTCTACTCGCGATGCAAGCTGCATTAAGAGGAGGGAAGGAAATACACAAAATATACCGACGTAATGACGTAGAAGTGGTCTATAAAGAAGACCAATCACCAGTAACCATTGCGGACAAAAAAGCAAGTGAGGTCATTTGCGATGTGCTTTCCTTAACAAACATTCCCGTACTTAGTGAAGAAGAAGTTTTTCCATCTTTTGAAGAAAGAAAAGAATGGGAATATCTTTGGATTATTGATCCACTTGATGGAACAAAAGAATTTATCAAACGCAACAATGATTTCACGGTTAATATAGCGCTGATTCATCACAACCAGCCAATATTGGGAATTATATATATTCCTATCGCTGATGTTATATATTTTGGAAATCATAAAGAGGGTGCATTTATGTGTAAAAATGCACACAAAATGGACCCAGAAGAGATCCTTCAAAAAGCTATTAAACTCCCTATCCCACAACATCGTGATAAATACACCATTGTAGGAAGCAAATCTCACATGAATCCAGAAACTCAAGCTTGCTTTGATGCGATAATGAAAGAAAAGGGAGCTAATAACACACTAATTATTCCTTGCGGAAGCTCTATAAAAATGTGTATGGTAGCGGAAGGGAAAGCGGATATCTATCCAAGGTGTAGTAATATAATGGAGTGGGATACAGCAGCAGGACATGCGATATGCGAGGCTGCAGGCTGCACTGTCACTGAATTCGATGGCACCCCTTTATCTTACAATAAAAAACAATTTAAACAACCTTGGTTTGTTGTAAGAAGAGAATCTTAACCATACAGTGGGAAATACAATGATACATTTTGTCTTAACCTTAGACTTTTGTATCATTGTCTTTTTACTATCTTTGTGAATATAAAAAAACAGGGTATATAAAGAATGTTTGAAAGTCTTAACGAAAAACTAGAGAAATCCTTCCAGATGCTCAAAGGGCAGGGAAAGATTACTGAAATCAATATTGCAGAAACATTAAAAGAAGTTCGTCGTTCCCTTTTGGATGCCGATGTAAACTTCAAAATTGCAAAAGATTTTACCAACAGAGTAAAAGATAAAGCTTTAGGCCAGAAAGTACTTACTGCAGTAAAGCCAGGGCAGTTAATGGTTAAAATTGTCCATGACGAACTTGCTGAACTGATGGGAGGTACTGCTGAACCAATCAATATAGAAGATAATCCTGCTATTGTCCTTATGGCTGGTCTTCAAGGTTCAGGTAAAACAACGTTTTCTGGAAAACTTGCCAATAGACTAAAGCAAAAAGAGAAGAAGAATCCTCTTTTAGTTGCTTGTGATATTTATCGTCCAGCGGCAATTGACCAGCTAAAAGTTGTTGGAGAGCAAATCAACGTACCAGTTTATGCTGAACCTGAAAATAAAAATGCAGTAAAAATTGCAGAAGCAGCTGTCAAGTATGCAAAAGAAAATGGACATGATGTTGTAATTGTTGATACGGCAGGTCGTTTAGCAATCGATCAAGACATGATGGATGAGATCGCAGCGGTAAAAACTGCAATCAATCCCTCAGAGATCCTTTTCGTTGTCGACTCGATGACTGGTCAGGATGCAGTAAACACAGCCAAATCATTTAATGATCTTCTGAACTTTGATGGGGTAATCCTTACAAAACTAGATGGAGATACTCGTGGAGGTGCTGCACTTTCAATTAGAGAAGTCGTTCAAAAACCAATTAAGTTTGTTGGTACTGGAGAAAAAATGGAAGCACTTGATGTATTCCATCCTTCACGTATGGCAGACCGTATTTTGGGTATGGGGGACATCGTTTCTCTTGTAGAGAAAGCTCAAGAACAATTTGACGAAGAAGAAGCAAAGAAGCTACAGAAGAAACTTGCAAAAGATCAATTTAGCTTTAATGATTTCTTAAAACAAATACAGCAAATCAAAAAGATGGGTAACATCAAGGATTTGGCTGCTATGATTCCAGGTGTCGGTAAGGCATTGAAAGATGTTGATATTGATGATGATGCTTTCAAAGGTATTGAAGCAATAATCTACTCAATGACACCTGCAGAAAGAGAAGACCCTGCACTTTTAAGTGGATCACGTCGTCGTCGTATCGCGAACGGATCAGGGACCTCTATTCAAGAAGTAAACAGACTTATAAAACAATTCTCTGAAACTCGTAAGATGATGAAAATGATCTCTAACGGAGGTAAAATGAGGGGAATGATGGGTAAGATGAAAGGTATGAAAAAAAGAAGATAACCAATTCTGTAAAAGTTCATCTTATGAAACGTAGTCTAGGCAATCAGTTCTAGACTACGTTTTTTTTACCTTTTTAGGATAAGGCTATTGTTAATATCTTTATAACATAAAACATAGATTGTAAAGTTGGAAGGTGATATCAAAACAATAATACCAATTTCCTATAATTCATCTCTGTTTAACATGACATACACATACTCTGATTACCAACATGTTTCACAATACTATCCCATCTAATGGGATGTTTCATTAAAAAATTACCATTTTCAACTTGCAAATATCAAAAATGGTATTACTTTTGTTGGCGGGTGAGTGCTACACGACATGCTCCTACTGAAACTCCCCAGGGTCGGAAGGCAGCAAGGATAGGTGGTTGTAGCAGTGCGATGTAGTTAGCTCGCCCACATGCCGAATTAGCTCAGTTGGCCAGAGCACGTGATTTGTAATCTCGGGGTCATCAGTTCGAATCTGATATTCGGCTCAAAAAGGGAAATTGTCTAAAAGACATTTTCCCTTTTTTTTATATTTTAATTTGACAAAAATCCATATTCAAATACAACCACCTCCGTCAAGCATAAGATACGGAACCATATCGTTCTAATCATGTTAGAGACTAAGTTTAGTCATATTAAAACAGAGTCATTAAACATTGATAAGCGCTAATTATTCAAATATTGCTTATAATTCACAAAAAAGATTTCATCTGAAATAATACGAATTAGGTACTCTTCCTCCAGACAGAAATATATCGAAACTCGTCTAGATTTATTACTCGATCCAAAATCATATGATCATACTTTTTATTAACTGTTTCTATATCGATAAAATTTGAATGAACCATTACAATCCGACCATTATCTAGAATCCGATCTATCATTATAACCAGAATTGTTTCATCACTCAATAGGTCGTCTGAAGAGGAGATAACTATCAAACTATACCCATCAAAAAAAGGTTTCATATTGGCATAATCAGTCTGATAAAAAACCCCTCTATTCGACTCAAAGTCTTTAAAATAATCACGGAGTCTAATATTCTTTATGGTCTTGTCGCAAAAAGAGACTTCACCTCTTTCTCTCAACGAAACACCACACCCGATTAACCTTGCAGTTCGATCAACGCCATGAACACATTCAAATAAATTCATTAATTCAAATGTAGAACGTCCAGTAGAACAACCGACATTGAGAACTTTATCTCCAATACCAACTATTTGAATTGATGAACATATTCTTGCAACATCACTTAGATAATTCCCATCATCATTTAACCACTCTTTTTTTAGTCTAACTATAACATCTGAATCATAGACGACATTACCATTATCTCCATCTGTCTGATTAGATGAAATTACATATCGAAAGCCAGCATGTTGATAAAAATGCCTACGAAATGCATATCGAGCATACCTAGAGGCTTCATTTCCTGTCGAGATCCATGAACCACCTTTTATAATATTATGCTTTTGATCAAAAGTGGGCACTGAAAAATCATCATAAATAGGATGAACTTTAAACCCTTTATAGCCATCAATTGAACTTCGTGTCCACTGCCAAACGTTCCCAATGACATCATATACTCCATTAAAGTCATACATTTGAATCGGGCTAGGCGATTGATAATGCTCTAAACAGATATTACCTGGAGCTTCTCTCCATTCAAAGAGATCTTTAACATCAGCAAATCGATATAAATGTTCCCATTCTGCTTCGGAAGGTAATGTGCAGTTAATATTCTCTTTCTTACTTTTCCATCTACAAAATGCATCTGCTTCTAAACAATTTACCTCAACAGGCCAATCCCAAGGCATCTCAATCTCCTCAAAGACCAACCGAAGTCTCCATTTATTATGTTTTAACGACCAAAATCGAGGAGCATTTCCATGATCATATTGCACCCAATTCCACCCCTCTTCTGACCAATACTCTCTGTTACTATATCCATGATCAAGAACAAAGGATAAATACTCAGCATTCGAACATAAATATTTAGAAACTTGGAATGACTCCATCATTAAACACAATTCTCCATACTCACTATCCCAACCATAGGTAGAATAAGAATTAGGTTTACCCAAGATCAATTTTCCCTCTTCAATATCAACCATTTTATTCGAAGGAGGGAAACCTAATGAGGGAGCTATTGTCCAAAAGGGAACAGGCGAAAGATACTGTAATGGAAGTTGTCTTATCAAGACAGAAGATGTTTCAATATGAATCCTTATATGCTCAATGCCCATTAGAATGATCCACATCGGCGAATTCCAATTAATAGGCAATGAAAAATCTATATTTAAAATAACATCTTCGACCATCTCAAATACTCTTCTTCGGTATTCAATCACCTCCCCTATAGGCGGCCAATCATAGTGCTTATTATCCAAGTCATCCCATGACATTTCATCAACACCTATTGCGAAAATTGACTCAAACATAGGATTTATTCTCTCAGATATGATCCCCGCAGCAATGTACTTATTTACAAAAAAACATGCAGTATGACCAAAATAAAATATTAATGGATGTCGTAAAGGATCAGCTCTTTTATAAAAACCTAATGAATCTGTCACACCCGAATATAACCATTCTTCTGTCTTAACAGCATCTTTAAAATAACTAAGAATTTCAGCTCTTTTTATATCGATGTTATCCCCCGAAAGTGTTACAGTTCTTGCCCTACCTTGAGATAATAATGTTTTCATCATTTTATTCTTTATTGTTGTATTATATAAATGACAATACAAAGGCCTTTTTGTTTCATTTTTGCATAAAAATCACATACCCATATTTGAATGTGGATCATTAAACAATGGTCTATGAGATGAAATTATGCAAAAATCATAATTTCAATTACAAAACATATTGCATTCATATGTTTTTATTATTTTTAGACAAAATAGATGCAATTTTATGGATACATTACAGAAGAGTGTCATTGACAATTGCAACCGTTAACAAACTATCTAGATGATATAAAATCAAGCCCTTTTCTCGATGAAAAAGATAACACTTTCAAAAGAACAAGAAACCCTTGCTCAATTCCCATTAGAAGGTCCCTATGCAATCAAGGGAGTTGCAGGTAGTGGCAAAACTACAGTTGGTTTACATCGTATCCACTTCCTAAAAGAGAAATGTGGACCAAAAGATAAAATATTGGTTGTAACGTTCCACAAAGTATTAACTGATTATCTAACATACTTACAAAATAAAGAGGCTACATATAATCAAAAAAAGACAGGCAACTATAATCTTTTTCAAAACAATACAGGTGAAATAGATATAATTAATATCGACAAACTTGTTTACCGATATTATAAGCAGTTCAAAGACAGCAAGAATGACCACAAGTACTATAAAAATCTTCCGGCTCATCTTTCTAGTTATGATCGAATTAATCAAATATTTCAAAAATCGCTTTGCGAAATCCAAAATAAATATCCTGATTGTAAAGTTCTTTTTAAAAACAGTCGATTTTTACAGCAAGAAATCAATTTTATCAATAGCTGTAGAATTGAAAATGAGAAAACATACCAGATCTTTAATCGAAAAGGTCGAAATAAAAATGAGATAAAACGTCAATTACTCCCTAAGAAGTCACTAGTTAGAAAGGCTATATTTGAACTTCGACGAACTTATAATAATAATCTTATTCTTGAAGGAGAAATTGATTTTCATATTATGCGCCTTCTTGCAATTAGAGAAGTATCTACCAATCCACCAAGAAAATACAAACATATTATCATCGATGAATGTCAAGATTTGGATAGAGCCCGATTGGATTTTCTAAAGTTCTTCCTTAAAGATGACA
It encodes:
- the ovoA gene encoding 5-histidylcysteine sulfoxide synthase translates to MMKTLLSQGRARTVTLSGDNIDIKRAEILSYFKDAVKTEEWLYSGVTDSLGFYKRADPLRHPLIFYFGHTACFFVNKYIAAGIISERINPMFESIFAIGVDEMSWDDLDNKHYDWPPIGEVIEYRRRVFEMVEDVILNIDFSLPINWNSPMWIILMGIEHIRIHIETSSVLIRQLPLQYLSPVPFWTIAPSLGFPPSNKMVDIEEGKLILGKPNSYSTYGWDSEYGELCLMMESFQVSKYLCSNAEYLSFVLDHGYSNREYWSEEGWNWVQYDHGNAPRFWSLKHNKWRLRLVFEEIEMPWDWPVEVNCLEADAFCRWKSKKENINCTLPSEAEWEHLYRFADVKDLFEWREAPGNICLEHYQSPSPIQMYDFNGVYDVIGNVWQWTRSSIDGYKGFKVHPIYDDFSVPTFDQKHNIIKGGSWISTGNEASRYARYAFRRHFYQHAGFRYVISSNQTDGDNGNVVYDSDVIVRLKKEWLNDDGNYLSDVARICSSIQIVGIGDKVLNVGCSTGRSTFELMNLFECVHGVDRTARLIGCGVSLRERGEVSFCDKTIKNIRLRDYFKDFESNRGVFYQTDYANMKPFFDGYSLIVISSSDDLLSDETILVIMIDRILDNGRIVMVHSNFIDIETVNKKYDHMILDRVINLDEFRYISVWRKST
- the cysQ gene encoding 3'(2'),5'-bisphosphate nucleotidase CysQ is translated as MQAALRGGKEIHKIYRRNDVEVVYKEDQSPVTIADKKASEVICDVLSLTNIPVLSEEEVFPSFEERKEWEYLWIIDPLDGTKEFIKRNNDFTVNIALIHHNQPILGIIYIPIADVIYFGNHKEGAFMCKNAHKMDPEEILQKAIKLPIPQHRDKYTIVGSKSHMNPETQACFDAIMKEKGANNTLIIPCGSSIKMCMVAEGKADIYPRCSNIMEWDTAAGHAICEAAGCTVTEFDGTPLSYNKKQFKQPWFVVRRES
- the ffh gene encoding signal recognition particle protein; translation: MFESLNEKLEKSFQMLKGQGKITEINIAETLKEVRRSLLDADVNFKIAKDFTNRVKDKALGQKVLTAVKPGQLMVKIVHDELAELMGGTAEPINIEDNPAIVLMAGLQGSGKTTFSGKLANRLKQKEKKNPLLVACDIYRPAAIDQLKVVGEQINVPVYAEPENKNAVKIAEAAVKYAKENGHDVVIVDTAGRLAIDQDMMDEIAAVKTAINPSEILFVVDSMTGQDAVNTAKSFNDLLNFDGVILTKLDGDTRGGAALSIREVVQKPIKFVGTGEKMEALDVFHPSRMADRILGMGDIVSLVEKAQEQFDEEEAKKLQKKLAKDQFSFNDFLKQIQQIKKMGNIKDLAAMIPGVGKALKDVDIDDDAFKGIEAIIYSMTPAEREDPALLSGSRRRRIANGSGTSIQEVNRLIKQFSETRKMMKMISNGGKMRGMMGKMKGMKKRR